Within the Dehalococcoidia bacterium genome, the region ACTGAGGGCGCTGCCGCCTAAGCCCGCCGGCGGCTATCCTCGCCTTACTTCCGCGGAGGAGGCGCCACACCGGCGCTCGCACGTGAACACGACTACTTCCCCCTTCATGCGCCGCGCCCTGGAGCTGGCGGACGCCGCCGTCGGACGCACGGCGCCGAACCCCCCGGTCGGCGCCGTGGTCGTGCGCGATGGCGTCATAGTGGGAGAGGGCGCCTACTGCGGCCCCGGCACTCCCCACGCCGAGATAGCAGCCCTGCTGGCGGCCGGCGAGGCCGCCCGCGGCGCCTCCGTTTACGTCACGCTCGAACCCTGCGCCCATGACGTCTCCTCGGAGACGGGCAGTCCGCGCCTCTCCTGCAGCCGCGCGCTCATCGAGGCCGGCGTCGCCCGCGTCGTCTTCGCGCTCGTCGACCCCGACCCCCGTACCTCCGGCGCCGGCCGCGACGCCCTCGTCGCCGCCGGCGTCGCGGTCGAGACCGGCGACGGCGCGGCGGAGTCGTCCCGCATTCTCGAAGGCTACCTCAAGCACCGGACCACCGGCCGCCCATTCGTGGTCGCGAAGTTCGTCGCCAGCCTCGACGGCAAGATCGCCGCCGCCTCTGGCGACTCGCGCTGGGTCAGCGGGCCCGCGACCCTCATCTGGGCCCACGCGCTGCGCACGCGCATCGACGCCATCATGGTCGGCGTTTCCACCGTCCTCATCGACAACCCGCAGCTCACCGCCCGTCCGGGCGGGGTCGAGGCGGAGCGCCAGCCCCTCCGCGTGGTCGTCGACTCCTCCGGCCGGACGCCCGCTGAGGCACGCGTCCTCGCGCCACCGGCCCGCACCCTCGTAGCCACCACCACCGCCGCTCCCTCAACCTGGCGTTCGTCCGTCGGGCGCGAGAACGTGGAGGTCGTCGAACTTCAGTCCGCGCCCGACGGCCGCGTCTCCCTGCCACACCTCTTGGACGAGTTGGGCCGCCGCGGCATCCTGACACTCCTCGTCGAAGGCGGCGGCGTGCTCCTCGGCTCGTTCTTCGACCAACGCCTCGTCGACAAGCTGCACGCGGTGATCGCGCCGAAGATCATCGGCGCCGCCTCCGCCGCCGGCCCCGTCGCGGGGGTTGGCGCAGACCGCATGGCGGACGCGATCACGATGCGCGACCTCATCGTCGACCGCCTCGGCGACGACGTGCTGATCACTGGCTACCCGCTGTACCCGGGACGGTAGAATCGACGGGATGGTGTCGCGCCCCCGCAGGTCCTCGGCCGGCGGCTCCTGCGCGTGGGACCGGAGAATGCGCCGCTCGACTACCGACTGTGACACCGAGGCGAAGGTGCGCTTGCACGCGGGAGCCCGGAGAGGAGAGGAGGGATCGGGGACGTCAACGACGGGCCTATCGAGGCCTTTCGCGAGCCGCGGGAAGGCGCATTCGAGGCGCACATCGCTGGCAGCGGCGGCCAGGCTTCAGGCCGCTGCCATATCCGGGCGCGTCGATGAACTCATCGAGCTCCGGCTTGACGCCGTCGGGGCCGCACAACTAATCTTACAGCGGACTTAGTGTCACACTGACACTAAGTCCCGGATTCGAGGGGGCAGTTGTTTACAGGCATCGTCGAAGAGGTGGGGTCGGTCCGAGAGCACAGGCCCGGCCGCATCGTGATCAACGCCAAGAAGGTCACCTGGGGCACCAACCTCGGCGATTCCATAGCCGTCAACGGCTGTGACCTCACGGCGGTCTACTTCGACGAGGACGGCTTCGAAGCCAACATCATCGACGAGACCTACGCGCGCACCAACCTCGGCGACCTCAAGCCCGGCGACCTCGTGAACCTGGAGCGCGCCCTCACCCTCGCAGGCCGGATCGGCGGCCACCTCGTCCGCGGCGTGATCGAGCACACCGGCACGCTACACTCCTTCACCCCGGCGGAGCACTCGGTCATCGCCCGCTTCAACGCCCCGCCCGAGATCCTGCGCTACATCATCGTCAAGGGCCCGGTCGCCGTTGACGGCATCTCCCTCACCGTGATCGCGAAGGACGAGACGACGTTCTCGGTGGGCCTCGTGCCGTACACGCAAGAACACACCAACCTCATGAGCCGGAAGCCCGGCGACCGCGTAAACTTGGAATCGGATATCATCGCTCGCTACGTGGAGCAGCTGCTGGACGAGCGCTACCTGGAGGGCATCGGCGAGGCCTTCGCCCGCCTGCAGGCAGGGCCCGTCCTGCCGAAGGGGCTTTAGGGCGAAGCGCGGCCGCTTGAGGCCGGCGAGGCGGAGCAGAGAAGCAATGGTCGCTGCAACGAAGAAGCAGAAGAAGGAACCCGACAATGTGATGGCCACGGTCGAAGAGGCCATCGAGGAGTTCCGCGCCGGCCGCATGGTGATCATCTGCGACGACGAGGACCGCGAGAACGAGGGCGACCTCGCCATGCCGGCCCAGTTCGTGACGCCGGAGCACATCAACTTCATGGCCACGCACGCCCGCGGCCTGATCTGCATCTCGCTCACCGCCGCGCGCGTAGCCGAGCTCGGCATCCCGATGAACCAGGGCGAGAACACGGAGCACTTCGGCACCCCCTTCACCGTCCCCGTAGACGCGCGTTACGGCGTCACCAGCGGCGTCTCCGCGCCCGACCGCGCCCGCACCGTGAAGGTCCTCCTCGACCCGAACACCACGAAGGACGACCTGGTGATGCCCGGCCACCTCTTTCCCCTGCGCGCCCGCGACGGCGGCGTGTTGGTCCGCGCCGGCCAGACCGAGGCCGTGGTCGACCTCTGTAAGCTCGCCGGCCTGTACCCGGCCGGGATGCTGTGCGAGATCATGCGCGCCGATGGCGAGATGGCGCGCCTGCCAGACCACAAAAAGTTCGCCCAGAAGCATGGCCTCAAGATCATCACGGTCGAACAGCTCATCGCCTACCGCCTCAGGCACGACAAGCTAGTGCAACGGGTAGCCGAGACCAGCCTGCCGACGCGCTTCGGCACCTTCAGGGCCCTGGCCTACAGGAGCGTAATCGACCCGGACGAGCACGTCGCGCTGGTAATGGGCGACATCACCACTCCGGAACCGGTGCTGGTGCGCATGCACAGCCAGTGCGTCACCGGCGACGTCTTCGGCAGCATGCGCTGCGATTGCGGCGAGCAGCTGAGCCGCGCGATGGAGATGATCGCCCAGGAGGGCCGGGGCGTGGTGGTGTACATGCGTCAGGAAGGCCGCGGCATCGGCTTCCACAACAAGCTCATGGCCTACCAGCTCCAGGACGGTGGCCTCGACACAGTGGAAGCCAACGAGGCGCTCGGCTTCGCCGCGGACCGGCGCGACTACGGGATCGGCATGCAGATCCTGGTCGACCTCGGCCTTCGCGACATCCGATTCCTGACCAACAACCCCCGCAAGCGCGCCGGCCTGGAGGGTTACGGCCTGCGCATGGTGGAGCGCGTGCCGATCATCGTCGAGCCCAACGAGCACAACGCGCGCTACCTCCAGACCAAGGCCGAAAAGATGGGGCACCTTTTCAACGATGACCCCATGAACATCGTCTAGGCCCTCTCGGAGCCCGACGGCTCCTCCTGGAGTCGCTTCCCACTCTGCCGGATCCGTAAGCCGCGCCTGCAGTCCTTCCGAACGGCGGCCGATCTCGGCCACGAGCAGCAGCTCCGAGGCAAACGCCGTGCGAAGGAAGCTCAAGGCAGCCGCCCTACGGCCGCGGCCGCAGTGCGCGCTTGAATTGCTTGCCGAGCCCCGACTGCTGGTGCTGGTAGGAGGAGCCGGCCCCCGTGCCGTAGAGCTTGTCCGGCTCCGCCAGGAGCCGTTCGTAGATCAGGCGGCCGATGCGCTGGCCGTCTCGCAGGAGGTACGGGATCTCGTGCGTCCGCACCTCGAGGATCGCCCGCGTCCCCTGCACCTCGCCGAACCCGAAGCCGGGGTCGAAGAAGCCGGCATAGTGGACGCGGAACTCGCCCACGGAAGGGTCGTAGGGCACCATCTCCGCCGCGTAATTCGGCGGCACTCGGACCCGTTCCTTTGACCCCAGGATGTAGAACTCCTGCGGCGAGAGTATGATTTGCCGCTGCTCCGTGCGGAACAGCGGCTCCCAGTACTCCGCCGGCTCGTAGTAGTCGACCTTCTCGACGTCGATGACCGGCGCGTGCCGCCGCGCCCGCCAGCCGATGAGGCCGTCGTCGCCCGGCCCCTTTAGATCGACCGAAAACCAGAGCCCGCTGTGCACTGATGCCGGGATGGGCTCGCCGTTCTCGTCGAACACCAGGGCGCGCTCTTCGCGCGCCGCCTTGTGGCTCGTATCCCGCTGCGCCGGCACGCCGCGCAGGAAGCGCATCTGGTTCAGCCGCGTGCCCGTCCGCACCCGGACGCTGAACGTCTTTGGCGCCACCTCCACGTACAGCGGGCCCTTGTACCCCTTCGGCACCCGGTCGAACTGCTCCGCGTAGTCGACTATGAGGCGCGTAAACACGTCCAGCCGCCCCGTGGTGCTCTTCGGGTTCGCCTTCGCGATCAGGTGCTGCGGGAGCGCCAAGCCCTCCAGGAGGGGGATGACGTAGACGGCGCCGGTCTGCAGCACCGCACCCTGGCTCAGGTCAAGCGTATCGAGCGTGAGCTCCGGCAAGACCTCCCCTACCCGTTGCCTCGGCCCCGGGAGGAAGCTGGCCCTCACCTGGTGCGCGACCGGGCCCAGGCGCAGGTCCGCGCTCGCCGGCTGCAACTGCCCCGGCTCGATCGGCGGGTCAGCGTGCAAGTGGCCCTGCTCCACCAGGGCCGCGATGTCCTGATGGGGCAGCACCCCCTGCCGGTAGGTGCGCAGGTCGCGGTCGAGCTCGGGGAAGAGGCTGAGCGCCGCGGACGAGGCCATTTGCCGCGAGTCTAACTGAAGCGCCGGGGAGAGACGAGGTTCAGCGTTCGTGTATAATTGTTGACGAAGTCGGTAAACATTTATGCTTTGTCAACAATTCCCACGAGGCCGTGCGTGAAAGTCTCCATGAAGGGCGACTACGGCGTGCGTGCGCTCATCGAACTCGCCCGTCACTTCGGTGAGGGCCCGGTGCAGAGCGCCCTCATCGCCGCCCGCCAGTCCATCCCGGAGCCCTACCTGGACCAGCTCCTGACCTCGCTCCGGCGCGCCGGCATCATCCGCAGCGTGCGTGGGCCTCAAGGCGGCCATGCCCTCATCCGCGACCCACACGACCTCAAGCTCAGCGAGGCCGTAATTGCCCTCGAAGGCTCCCTGGCCCCGATCTCATGCCTGGACGACCCGGCGGGCTGCCCGAAGTCGACGCACTGCTCCCTGCATGACGTCTGGGACGAGGTCCACCGTGCGACAATGCAGATCCTGGACCGTATCACCATCGCCGACCTGGCAGAAAAGGAAAAGGAGCGCGAAGCGGGCATTCCCCGCTACGCAATCTAGGCCCTGATGCTCATGCTCGAATGTGAGGAGGTTAGGTAGTTCGCTTGATCAGGACAGGAGAGCGCATCGCGGACAGCGTGCTGGACCTGGTGGGGAACACCCCTCTGGTCAGGCTGGACCGCGTTCGCCCGGCTGGCTACGCCGAGATCCTCGGCAAGATGGAGTCTCTCAACCCCGCCGGCAGCGTCAAGGACCGCATCGCGCTGTCCATGATCGAGGATGCAGAGCAGCGCGGCCTGATCAAACCCGGGGACACGATCGTCGAACCGACGAGCGGTAATACGGGCATCGGGCTGGCCATGGTGTGCGCCGTGAAGGGCTACCGCCTCATCCTCACGATGCCGGACGACATGAGCACCGAGCGGCGCAAGCTGCTGCAGCGCTACGGCGCTCAGCTCATGCTCACGCCGGCGATCGAAGGCATGACCGGCGCCGTCTTTCAGGCAGAGGAGTTGGTCCGCAAGAACAAGGGCTACTTCATGCCCCAGCAGTTCCAGAACCCGGCCAACCCGGAGGTCCACCGCCGCACCACGGCCCAGGAAATCCTGCGTGACACCGACGGCCGGCTTGACGCCTTCGTCGCGGGCGTCGGCACCGGCGGCACTATCACGGGCGTCGGCGAGGTCCTGAAGCGCGCGCTGCCGGACCTGCTGGTGGTGGCCGTCGAGCCAGCGCGCTCGCAGGTGCTCGGCGGCGGCAAGGCTGGCCTGCACGCCATCCAGGGCATCGGCGCCAGCTTCGTACCGGGCGTCCTCAACCGCGACATCTACGACCAACTCATCGCCGTCAAGGACGAGGACGCGATCGACACAGCGAGGAAGCTGACGCGTACCGAGGGGCTCCTCGTCGGCATTTCCGCGGGCGCCAACGTCTGGGCATCGCTCCAAGTCGCCAAACGCCTCGGCGAAGGCAAGCGTGTAGTGACAGTGCTCCCCGACACCGGCGAGCGCTACCTCAGCGTGAACATGTGATGAAGGCACACACCCTCCCGCCCAGGCGTGGGCCAGCGGTTTGCATCTGTAGTAAGGGTTAAAGCCCGCCGCTTCAGCGCCGATGTGGATTTGAAGCTGCGGGTTTTAGCCCGCAGTATTGAATGGATATCCGCCGCGGTAACGGATACAGCGCCCCCGGCCCGGGAGGAGACGGGGCCAGCAAGAGCACTACCGCGGCGGCGGAGAGAGCAGCGATGCCGGTGAACGTATATATCCCGAC harbors:
- the ribD gene encoding bifunctional diaminohydroxyphosphoribosylaminopyrimidine deaminase/5-amino-6-(5-phosphoribosylamino)uracil reductase RibD, coding for MNTTTSPFMRRALELADAAVGRTAPNPPVGAVVVRDGVIVGEGAYCGPGTPHAEIAALLAAGEAARGASVYVTLEPCAHDVSSETGSPRLSCSRALIEAGVARVVFALVDPDPRTSGAGRDALVAAGVAVETGDGAAESSRILEGYLKHRTTGRPFVVAKFVASLDGKIAAASGDSRWVSGPATLIWAHALRTRIDAIMVGVSTVLIDNPQLTARPGGVEAERQPLRVVVDSSGRTPAEARVLAPPARTLVATTTAAPSTWRSSVGRENVEVVELQSAPDGRVSLPHLLDELGRRGILTLLVEGGGVLLGSFFDQRLVDKLHAVIAPKIIGAASAAGPVAGVGADRMADAITMRDLIVDRLGDDVLITGYPLYPGR
- a CDS encoding riboflavin synthase, which translates into the protein MFTGIVEEVGSVREHRPGRIVINAKKVTWGTNLGDSIAVNGCDLTAVYFDEDGFEANIIDETYARTNLGDLKPGDLVNLERALTLAGRIGGHLVRGVIEHTGTLHSFTPAEHSVIARFNAPPEILRYIIVKGPVAVDGISLTVIAKDETTFSVGLVPYTQEHTNLMSRKPGDRVNLESDIIARYVEQLLDERYLEGIGEAFARLQAGPVLPKGL
- a CDS encoding bifunctional 3,4-dihydroxy-2-butanone-4-phosphate synthase/GTP cyclohydrolase II; this encodes MVAATKKQKKEPDNVMATVEEAIEEFRAGRMVIICDDEDRENEGDLAMPAQFVTPEHINFMATHARGLICISLTAARVAELGIPMNQGENTEHFGTPFTVPVDARYGVTSGVSAPDRARTVKVLLDPNTTKDDLVMPGHLFPLRARDGGVLVRAGQTEAVVDLCKLAGLYPAGMLCEIMRADGEMARLPDHKKFAQKHGLKIITVEQLIAYRLRHDKLVQRVAETSLPTRFGTFRALAYRSVIDPDEHVALVMGDITTPEPVLVRMHSQCVTGDVFGSMRCDCGEQLSRAMEMIAQEGRGVVVYMRQEGRGIGFHNKLMAYQLQDGGLDTVEANEALGFAADRRDYGIGMQILVDLGLRDIRFLTNNPRKRAGLEGYGLRMVERVPIIVEPNEHNARYLQTKAEKMGHLFNDDPMNIV
- a CDS encoding 2'-deoxycytidine 5'-triphosphate deaminase; amino-acid sequence: MASSAALSLFPELDRDLRTYRQGVLPHQDIAALVEQGHLHADPPIEPGQLQPASADLRLGPVAHQVRASFLPGPRQRVGEVLPELTLDTLDLSQGAVLQTGAVYVIPLLEGLALPQHLIAKANPKSTTGRLDVFTRLIVDYAEQFDRVPKGYKGPLYVEVAPKTFSVRVRTGTRLNQMRFLRGVPAQRDTSHKAAREERALVFDENGEPIPASVHSGLWFSVDLKGPGDDGLIGWRARRHAPVIDVEKVDYYEPAEYWEPLFRTEQRQIILSPQEFYILGSKERVRVPPNYAAEMVPYDPSVGEFRVHYAGFFDPGFGFGEVQGTRAILEVRTHEIPYLLRDGQRIGRLIYERLLAEPDKLYGTGAGSSYQHQQSGLGKQFKRALRPRP
- a CDS encoding Rrf2 family transcriptional regulator; translated protein: MKVSMKGDYGVRALIELARHFGEGPVQSALIAARQSIPEPYLDQLLTSLRRAGIIRSVRGPQGGHALIRDPHDLKLSEAVIALEGSLAPISCLDDPAGCPKSTHCSLHDVWDEVHRATMQILDRITIADLAEKEKEREAGIPRYAI
- the cysK gene encoding cysteine synthase A — translated: MIRTGERIADSVLDLVGNTPLVRLDRVRPAGYAEILGKMESLNPAGSVKDRIALSMIEDAEQRGLIKPGDTIVEPTSGNTGIGLAMVCAVKGYRLILTMPDDMSTERRKLLQRYGAQLMLTPAIEGMTGAVFQAEELVRKNKGYFMPQQFQNPANPEVHRRTTAQEILRDTDGRLDAFVAGVGTGGTITGVGEVLKRALPDLLVVAVEPARSQVLGGGKAGLHAIQGIGASFVPGVLNRDIYDQLIAVKDEDAIDTARKLTRTEGLLVGISAGANVWASLQVAKRLGEGKRVVTVLPDTGERYLSVNM